A genomic segment from Candidatus Brocadia sinica JPN1 encodes:
- the glgC gene encoding glucose-1-phosphate adenylyltransferase: protein MSNLFIHEMSRKVLVMLLAGGQGERLYPLTRDRAKPAVPFGGIYRIIDFPLSSCLNSGLKKICVLTQYKSYSLDRHLRIGWNINNYELGEFIEGIPPQKRTSDLWYQGTSDAVYQNIYVLERERPEKVLILAGDHIYKMDYRELIEFHESKKADVTVPCIEVPLNEANRFGNVSINNDQKIVDFVEKPDHPQSMPSNPNIALVSMGIYLFNTEVLVKRVIEDAKKDTSHDFGKNVIPSMIHEGRLFAYIFNDKNNKAVKYWRDIGTLDAYWDANMDLIQIDPIFNLYDTSWPIRTYHKQFPPAKTVFSELFPGGKCGTVLNSLVSNGCIVSGAHVERSVISPNVRIENHSEVYDSIIMEGVRVGKNVKIRNTIIDKFVIVPDGKQIGYNPEEDARQFTITEKGIIVVPKMLPLL from the coding sequence ATATCCAATCTTTTTATACATGAAATGTCCAGAAAAGTACTTGTGATGTTACTGGCAGGGGGGCAGGGCGAACGACTCTATCCCCTGACAAGAGACAGAGCAAAACCGGCAGTCCCTTTCGGTGGTATTTATCGTATTATTGATTTTCCCTTGAGTAGCTGTCTTAACTCCGGCTTGAAGAAGATTTGCGTATTAACGCAGTACAAATCCTATTCCCTGGATAGACATCTAAGAATTGGGTGGAATATAAATAATTATGAATTAGGCGAGTTTATAGAAGGTATACCACCACAAAAGAGAACAAGTGATTTGTGGTACCAGGGTACATCTGACGCCGTATATCAAAATATCTATGTGTTGGAAAGAGAACGACCAGAAAAGGTTTTGATCTTAGCAGGTGACCACATTTATAAAATGGATTACCGTGAATTGATAGAATTTCACGAATCGAAGAAAGCGGACGTCACGGTGCCCTGTATTGAAGTGCCATTAAACGAGGCGAATCGTTTTGGGAACGTAAGTATAAATAACGATCAAAAAATTGTGGATTTTGTGGAAAAACCGGATCATCCACAATCAATGCCCTCAAATCCCAACATAGCGCTGGTGTCTATGGGAATTTATCTGTTCAATACAGAGGTATTGGTAAAACGGGTAATCGAAGATGCCAAAAAAGATACCAGCCATGATTTCGGGAAAAACGTTATTCCCTCGATGATTCATGAAGGCCGTTTGTTTGCATATATATTTAATGATAAAAACAATAAGGCCGTTAAATATTGGAGAGATATAGGAACGCTTGATGCATACTGGGATGCGAATATGGACCTTATCCAGATAGACCCTATCTTTAATCTGTACGACACGTCCTGGCCGATTCGTACGTATCATAAACAGTTTCCTCCCGCAAAGACTGTATTTTCAGAATTATTTCCCGGTGGAAAATGCGGTACAGTCCTGAATTCTCTGGTTTCCAATGGTTGTATTGTCAGTGGCGCCCATGTGGAGAGGTCGGTTATTTCACCAAATGTGAGGATCGAAAATCATTCCGAAGTCTACGATTCAATTATCATGGAGGGAGTGAGGGTCGGTAAAAATGTCAAAATTCGAAATACTATCATTGATAAATTTGTAATAGTCCCGGATGGAAAACAAATCGGATATAATCCGGAAGAAGATGCCAGGCAGTTTACCATTACTGAAAAAGGCATTATCGTAGTTCCCAAGATGTTACCTTTGCTCTAA